A part of Caldisericia bacterium genomic DNA contains:
- a CDS encoding 3-keto-5-aminohexanoate cleavage protein, protein MEKLIITVAPVGAEVTRKETPYLPLTPEEIANEVLRSYNAGASVVHLHARDERGAPTQKKERYQEIIEKIKEKVPDIIIQISTGGAIGMSFEERAEPLELNPEFASLTCGTVNFGDGVFYNPPDWIKKFALIMKDRKIKPEVEIFEAGMIDNALRLLKEDLIEEPIHFDFVLGVPGGMSGDPKNLIFLINSIPKNSTWMVAGIGRYEFTLGIIAVTLGGNVRVGFEDNIYIKKGVLAKSNAELVERIAKFSLEFGREIATPEEARKILNIKK, encoded by the coding sequence ATGGAAAAATTAATTATCACTGTTGCCCCAGTAGGGGCTGAAGTCACAAGAAAAGAAACGCCTTACCTTCCTTTAACACCAGAAGAAATAGCAAATGAGGTATTAAGGAGTTATAATGCTGGAGCATCTGTTGTTCATCTTCACGCAAGAGATGAAAGAGGGGCACCAACACAAAAAAAAGAAAGATACCAAGAAATTATTGAAAAAATAAAAGAAAAAGTACCAGATATAATAATTCAAATTTCCACAGGTGGAGCTATTGGTATGAGTTTTGAAGAAAGAGCTGAGCCACTTGAACTTAATCCTGAATTTGCATCTTTAACTTGTGGAACTGTAAATTTTGGCGATGGAGTTTTTTATAATCCACCAGATTGGATTAAAAAGTTTGCTTTAATTATGAAAGATAGAAAAATAAAACCAGAAGTTGAAATTTTTGAAGCAGGAATGATTGATAATGCTTTAAGACTTTTAAAAGAGGATCTAATTGAAGAACCAATACATTTTGATTTTGTTTTAGGAGTACCAGGAGGTATGAGTGGTGATCCTAAAAATTTAATTTTTTTAATCAACTCTATTCCTAAAAATTCAACTTGGATGGTTGCAGGAATTGGAAGATATGAATTTACTCTTGGAATAATTGCAGTTACTCTTGGTGGAAATGTTAGAGTAGGGTTTGAAGATAATATTTATATAAAAAAAGGAGTTTTGGCAAAATCAAATGCTGAACTTGTTGAAAGAATCGCAAAATTTAGTTTAGAATTTGGAAGAGAAATTGCAACGCCTGAAGAAGCAAGAAAAATTTTAAATATTAAAAAATAA
- a CDS encoding cobalamin-dependent protein (Presence of a B(12) (cobalamin)-binding domain implies dependence on cobalamin itself, in one of its several forms, or in some unusual lineages, dependence on a cobalamin-like analog.) — protein sequence MKEKELIIKPYGDLPNDGMVQISFTLPLKLSNLSREIARKIAREMNLTDEIIVFEKDLYEDFSFYIIYGKFKKGVLISKIEVKEEEKRKHEFHEVLELGEKILDKRKIKIIAATIGSDAHTVGLDAIINAKGYKGDSGLERYPFFEILNLGAQVPHEFLVSKIFEFKPNAILISQTVTQRNIHLKNLTYLVELLEAENIRDKVILICGGFRITKELAHELGYDMGFGIDTYPSDVAFYIINEVVRRNLFDKWS from the coding sequence ATGAAAGAAAAAGAATTAATAATAAAACCATATGGTGATTTACCAAATGATGGTATGGTACAAATTTCTTTCACTTTACCACTTAAACTCTCCAATCTTTCAAGAGAAATTGCAAGAAAAATTGCAAGAGAAATGAATCTTACAGATGAAATAATTGTTTTTGAAAAAGATCTTTATGAAGATTTTTCCTTTTACATTATTTATGGAAAATTTAAGAAAGGAGTTCTTATTTCAAAAATAGAAGTTAAAGAAGAAGAGAAAAGAAAACATGAATTTCATGAAGTTTTAGAATTAGGTGAAAAGATTTTAGATAAAAGAAAGATTAAAATAATTGCTGCAACAATTGGTTCAGATGCTCATACTGTTGGACTTGATGCAATAATTAATGCAAAGGGTTATAAAGGTGATTCTGGACTTGAAAGGTATCCCTTTTTTGAAATTTTAAATTTAGGAGCACAAGTTCCACATGAATTTTTAGTTTCAAAAATTTTTGAATTTAAGCCTAATGCGATTTTAATTTCTCAAACAGTTACTCAAAGAAACATTCACCTTAAAAATTTAACATATCTTGTTGAACTTCTTGAAGCTGAAAATATAAGAGACAAAGTTATTTTAATTTGTGGTGGATTTAGAATTACAAAAGAACTTGCTCATGAACTCGGATATGATATGGGATTTGGAATTGATACATATCCATCTGATGTTGCATTTTATATTATTAATGAAGTTGTTAGGAGAAATTTATTTGATAAATGGAGTTAA
- a CDS encoding PAS domain S-box protein, with protein MERIKYFPWESLIDILLNYVDIGIHIIDKNGVTLFYNKANSKLEGLSEDEVIGKNILEVFPSLTPETSTLLKVLKTGEPIINKLQVFLTYKGKEITTLNTTFPLYYGGELIGAIELSRDITEVKKLSEKIIELQSGKKEEKNQLMAEQNYKVDLKQEVLLEQIYQKMNKLEEDIKKIEDSLILLYYLLVNHRLEKDYFLK; from the coding sequence ATGGAAAGGATAAAATATTTTCCTTGGGAATCATTAATTGATATACTTTTAAATTATGTTGATATAGGAATTCATATCATTGATAAAAATGGTGTTACGCTTTTTTATAACAAAGCAAATTCAAAACTTGAAGGACTATCTGAAGATGAAGTTATCGGAAAAAATATTCTTGAAGTTTTTCCATCTTTAACACCAGAAACATCAACTCTTCTAAAGGTTTTAAAAACAGGCGAACCAATAATAAATAAACTTCAAGTTTTTTTAACATATAAAGGAAAAGAAATAACAACTCTTAATACAACTTTTCCTTTATATTATGGAGGAGAACTAATTGGCGCAATTGAACTATCAAGAGATATAACAGAAGTTAAAAAATTAAGTGAAAAAATAATTGAACTTCAGAGTGGAAAAAAAGAAGAAAAAAATCAATTAATGGCAGAACAAAATTATAAAGTTGATTTAAAACAAGAAGTATTATTGGAACAAATTTATCAGAAAATGAATAAATTAGAAGAAGATATTAAAAAAATTGAAGACTCATTAATACTCCTATACTACTTGTTGGTGAACCACAGGTTGGAAAAAGATTACTTTCTCAAATAA
- a CDS encoding CoA transferase subunit A has translation MFDKVREPKEALLLSGLKDGSTLLIAGFLANGTSEILIDTILELGVKELTIICNDTSFPDKGIGKLIKERRVKKVITTHIGTNPETQRQYLNKELEVEFVPQGTLIERLRAYGGGLGGILTPVGVGTIVEEGKQKFSINGKEFLLELPLGGDISILKAKWGDKFGNLKYYGTARNFNPIMALAGKKVIVEVENLLEIGEMNPNEIETPGIFVDYIVKGGK, from the coding sequence ATGTTTGATAAAGTTAGAGAACCAAAAGAGGCACTTCTATTATCTGGACTTAAAGATGGTTCAACTCTTCTTATAGCTGGTTTTTTAGCAAATGGTACAAGTGAAATATTAATAGATACAATTTTAGAATTAGGAGTAAAAGAGTTAACAATAATATGTAATGATACATCATTTCCAGATAAAGGTATAGGAAAGTTAATAAAAGAGAGGCGAGTAAAAAAAGTTATAACAACTCATATTGGAACTAATCCTGAAACTCAAAGGCAATATTTAAATAAAGAACTTGAAGTTGAATTTGTACCACAAGGAACTTTAATTGAGAGATTAAGAGCATATGGAGGAGGTTTAGGTGGAATTTTAACACCAGTTGGAGTTGGAACAATTGTTGAAGAAGGAAAACAAAAATTTTCTATAAATGGAAAAGAATTTTTGCTTGAATTGCCTCTTGGAGGAGATATCTCAATATTAAAAGCAAAATGGGGAGATAAATTTGGAAATTTAAAATATTATGGAACAGCAAGAAATTTTAACCCTATTATGGCTCTTGCAGGAAAAAAAGTAATTGTTGAAGTTGAAAATTTACTTGAAATAGGTGAGATGAATCCAAATGAAATTGAGACACCTGGAATTTTTGTTGATTATATCGTAAAAGGAGGAAAATAA
- the ablA gene encoding lysine 2,3-aminomutase, whose protein sequence is MRDYREIDIWKDVKEEEWYDWHWQLRNRIMNLEILKKVINLTPHEEEGVKNSLIKLRMAITPYWITLIDKDDPEDPIRKQSVPTIKELDIKEEDILDPLFEDVDSPVKGLTHRYPDRVLFLITDQCAMYCRHCTRRRLAGERDRARTKEELLLGIEYIREHTEINDVLLSGGDALLVSDDTLEFILKELRKIPHVDVIRIGTRAPSTLPMRITDKLVDMLKKYHPIWLNTQFNHYKEITDESKKAILKLVDAGIPVGNQSVLLKGINDCPVIQKKLVNELVKIRVRPYYLYQCDLSQGISHFRTSVGKGIEIIENLRGHVSGFKVPTYIIDTLGGGKIPVFPNYLISMSDRKVVLRNYEGGFFSYTEPEDKISNCPKNCDLCEKEKNLISKDGPASILSGNRLLIEPPDSERIKRRNGYFTKTKRE, encoded by the coding sequence ATGAGGGATTATAGAGAGATAGATATATGGAAAGATGTTAAAGAAGAGGAGTGGTATGATTGGCATTGGCAATTAAGAAACAGAATAATGAATCTTGAAATTTTAAAAAAAGTTATAAATTTAACTCCTCATGAAGAAGAGGGGGTAAAAAATTCTTTAATAAAATTAAGAATGGCTATAACTCCATATTGGATTACACTTATTGATAAGGATGATCCAGAGGATCCTATAAGAAAGCAATCTGTACCAACAATTAAAGAATTAGATATAAAGGAAGAAGATATTTTAGATCCTCTTTTTGAGGATGTTGACTCTCCAGTCAAGGGATTAACTCATAGATACCCAGATAGAGTCCTTTTTTTAATTACAGACCAATGTGCTATGTATTGTAGGCATTGCACAAGAAGAAGGTTAGCAGGTGAAAGAGATAGAGCTCGAACAAAAGAAGAATTATTATTAGGGATTGAATATATAAGAGAACATACAGAAATAAATGATGTTTTATTATCTGGTGGCGATGCACTTCTTGTTTCAGATGATACACTTGAATTTATTCTTAAAGAGTTAAGAAAAATTCCACATGTTGATGTTATAAGAATTGGAACAAGAGCGCCATCAACTCTACCTATGAGAATAACTGATAAATTAGTTGATATGCTTAAGAAATATCATCCAATTTGGCTTAATACTCAATTTAACCACTATAAAGAAATTACAGATGAAAGTAAAAAGGCAATTTTAAAACTTGTTGATGCAGGAATTCCAGTTGGAAACCAAAGTGTACTTCTTAAAGGAATTAATGATTGTCCTGTAATTCAAAAGAAACTAGTTAATGAACTTGTAAAAATAAGGGTAAGACCTTATTATCTATATCAATGTGATCTTTCACAAGGTATATCTCATTTTAGAACATCAGTTGGAAAAGGTATTGAGATAATAGAAAACTTAAGAGGACATGTTTCTGGTTTTAAAGTTCCTACATATATTATTGATACTCTTGGTGGTGGTAAAATTCCAGTTTTTCCAAATTATCTTATATCAATGTCAGATAGGAAGGTTGTTTTAAGAAACTATGAAGGTGGATTTTTCTCTTATACAGAACCTGAAGATAAAATTTCAAACTGTCCAAAAAATTGCGATTTATGTGAAAAAGAGAAAAATTTAATAAGTAAAGATGGCCCAGCATCAATACTTTCTGGTAATAGACTTTTAATTGAACCACCAGATTCAGAGAGAATCAAAAGAAGAAATGGATATTTTACAAAAACTAAAAGAGAATAA
- a CDS encoding L-erythro-3,5-diaminohexanoate dehydrogenase gives MRGDKFGRHRVLEPEGYLPQPAKKLNNDFRIIYSNEILVDVKFLNIDSSSFTQIKNEANGDLKKIEEIILKIVEDRGKMHNPITGSGGMFVGVIEKIGDDLKEKVEAKEGDLIASLVSLSLTPLKIEKIKSIDIEKEQVEIEGKAIIFESGVFTKIPSDFSLRTSLSLLDVAGAPIQVSRIVKEDDKVLIIGAGGKSGLLCTYIAKKYAKNGIVIALAHSEKSKKRIERLGFYDYLITGNAQDPIEIYEKVNEITKGELCDKVINCVNVPDTELSSILSCKERGLVYFFSMATSFTKAALGAEGIGKDIDMLIGNGYAKGHAEFAFNILRENSHLRKIFEEEFGG, from the coding sequence ATGAGAGGAGATAAATTTGGAAGACATAGAGTCTTAGAGCCAGAAGGTTATCTTCCTCAACCTGCTAAGAAATTAAATAATGATTTTAGAATTATTTATTCAAATGAGATTTTAGTTGATGTTAAATTTTTAAATATAGACTCTTCATCATTTACTCAAATAAAAAATGAAGCAAATGGTGATTTGAAAAAAATTGAAGAGATAATTTTAAAAATTGTTGAAGATAGAGGAAAGATGCATAATCCTATAACTGGCTCTGGTGGTATGTTTGTTGGTGTTATTGAGAAAATAGGAGATGACTTAAAGGAAAAAGTTGAAGCAAAGGAAGGAGACCTTATTGCTTCTCTTGTTTCGCTTTCATTAACTCCATTAAAAATTGAAAAAATAAAAAGCATAGATATTGAAAAAGAACAAGTTGAAATTGAAGGAAAAGCTATAATTTTTGAAAGTGGAGTTTTTACAAAAATTCCATCTGATTTCTCTTTAAGAACTTCACTTTCTCTTCTTGATGTTGCAGGTGCTCCAATTCAAGTTTCAAGAATTGTGAAAGAGGATGATAAAGTTTTAATTATTGGTGCAGGTGGAAAATCTGGCCTTCTTTGTACATATATTGCAAAAAAATATGCAAAAAATGGAATTGTAATTGCTCTTGCACATTCAGAAAAATCAAAAAAAAGAATTGAAAGATTAGGTTTTTATGATTATTTAATAACTGGAAATGCACAAGACCCAATTGAAATATATGAAAAAGTTAATGAAATAACTAAAGGAGAATTATGTGATAAAGTAATAAATTGTGTAAATGTTCCAGATACAGAGTTGTCATCAATTCTTTCATGCAAAGAGAGAGGCTTAGTTTACTTTTTTAGCATGGCAACATCATTTACAAAAGCAGCTCTTGGCGCAGAGGGGATTGGAAAAGATATTGATATGTTGATTGGAAATGGTTATGCAAAAGGTCATGCTGAATTTGCATTTAATATTTTAAGAGAAAATTCTCACTTAAGAAAAATTTTTGAAGAAGAGTTTGGAGGGTAA
- a CDS encoding lysine 5,6-aminomutase subunit alpha — protein sequence MEKGILNLNEERVLYAKEIAKKISEKVINEIKDYSTVSIERGILRLLGIKGVDSKGVPIVNLFVEKLKKENLLSKGVLFVISNGILNYNSLKPEDFVKGVLDGKISLNEIKILEKEKVEKLAKNLKKECLERINNRKKEREELFQKYTPFEKPYFYVIVATGNIYEDAKQASSAAYLGADYIAIIRSTAQSLLDYVPYGLTTEGYGGTYATQENFKYVREKLDDVTQNTKRYIKLVNYSSGLCMPEISIIAALERLDLMVNDALYGILFRNINPIRTMIDQKFSRFILSLADIPIVTGEDNLIKTVDSFEFYYTVIVSQLINEQLAKFSSMNENQIGLGHAYELDPNLENSFLYEVAQAQLVRELFPKSPIKYMPPTRYKTGNIFFSYAMDTLFNIVSILTDQEIVLLGMLTEALHTPFVQDRYLAIENAKYIRRALRNISKEFVIRNGGLIETRAKTIFEKAVQTLEEIESLGLFNALEKGYFSNVKRPKFEGRGYEGVFKKDKDYIEFEI from the coding sequence ATGGAAAAGGGAATTTTAAATTTAAATGAAGAGAGAGTTTTATATGCAAAAGAAATTGCAAAGAAAATTTCAGAAAAAGTTATCAATGAAATTAAGGATTATTCAACAGTTTCAATTGAAAGGGGCATTTTAAGATTATTGGGCATAAAAGGTGTAGATTCAAAAGGTGTTCCCATTGTAAATCTTTTTGTTGAAAAATTAAAAAAAGAAAATCTTTTATCTAAAGGAGTTTTATTTGTTATTTCAAATGGAATTTTAAACTACAACTCTTTGAAGCCAGAGGATTTTGTTAAAGGAGTTCTTGATGGAAAAATTAGTTTAAATGAAATTAAAATTTTAGAAAAAGAAAAGGTTGAAAAATTAGCAAAAAATTTAAAAAAAGAATGTTTAGAGAGAATAAATAATAGAAAAAAAGAGAGAGAAGAACTTTTTCAAAAATATACTCCATTTGAAAAACCATACTTTTATGTAATTGTTGCAACTGGAAATATTTATGAAGATGCAAAACAAGCATCTTCTGCTGCTTATCTTGGTGCCGATTACATTGCAATAATCAGAAGCACTGCTCAATCTTTGCTTGACTATGTTCCTTATGGTTTAACAACAGAAGGATATGGCGGAACTTATGCAACACAGGAAAATTTTAAATATGTAAGAGAAAAACTTGATGATGTGACACAAAATACAAAAAGATACATAAAACTTGTTAACTATTCTTCTGGTTTATGTATGCCTGAAATTTCAATAATTGCAGCTCTTGAAAGGTTAGATCTTATGGTAAATGATGCTCTATATGGAATTTTATTTAGAAATATAAATCCAATTAGAACTATGATTGATCAGAAATTCAGTAGATTTATCTTATCACTTGCAGATATACCAATTGTAACTGGTGAGGATAATTTGATTAAAACAGTTGATTCATTTGAATTTTATTACACAGTTATAGTTTCTCAACTAATAAATGAGCAACTTGCTAAATTTTCTTCTATGAATGAAAACCAAATTGGTCTTGGACATGCTTATGAACTTGATCCAAACTTAGAAAATTCTTTTTTATATGAAGTTGCACAAGCACAACTTGTAAGAGAACTTTTTCCGAAATCTCCAATTAAATATATGCCACCAACAAGATATAAAACAGGAAATATCTTTTTCTCTTATGCAATGGATACTTTATTCAATATTGTTTCAATTTTAACGGATCAAGAGATAGTTTTATTAGGTATGTTAACTGAAGCACTTCACACCCCTTTTGTTCAAGATAGATATCTTGCAATTGAAAATGCAAAATATATAAGAAGAGCATTAAGAAACATTTCAAAAGAATTTGTAATTAGAAATGGTGGTTTGATAGAAACGAGAGCAAAAACTATTTTTGAGAAAGCAGTTCAAACTCTTGAAGAAATAGAGAGTTTAGGTTTGTTTAATGCTTTAGAAAAAGGTTATTTTTCTAATGTAAAAAGACCTAAGTTTGAGGGAAGAGGATATGAAGGAGTGTTTAAAAAAGATAAAGATTATATTGAATTTGAAATTTAG
- the alaS gene encoding alanine--tRNA ligase codes for MSLTSSSIRSEFLKFFEERDHIILPSFSLIPKDPTLLFTAAGMVPLKSYFLGEEEPPKKRIATCQACIRTNDIEQVGRTIRHHTFFEMLGNFSIGDYFKEEAISWAYTLLTKNWGLDKEKIWVSIYPDDDEALDIWKKVGIPVEKIVRLPDNFWQMGEEGPCGPDSEIYYDLGEEFYCSDPSLGPKSEGDRFLEVWNLVFTQFDRKKDGTLTPLPRKNIDTGMGLERITMVLQNKKSNFETDLFSGIIENITKVLSCDYDEKTKINIRVIADHIRAITFLISENLFPSNEGRGYVLRRLIRRAFSSGWALGARDPFLYKIYPSVVEKFKEPYSFLRIDGKIERVILSEERNFIETLEKGIDIIENLIKKALEEKKREISGKDIFYIYDTFGLPAEVVEDILSSRGLNYNKEEFEIALNESREKSRKLAKGLKLYEESLDFIKIKEDVGETEFIGYERIEGEAEILVLMKNGERVEKLKEGDEGLIILNKTPFYGEKGGQVGDTGEIKGENLIISVLDTKSPVENFIVHVAKVIKGEVKEKDKVYTFVDRKRRDGIKRAHTATHLLHKALREILGEHATQKGSLVSEDYLRFDFSHFSELTEKEITQIENKVNNWIYEKLPVLAEIKNIEEAKKEGAIALFGEKYSQIVRVISVDEITKEFCGGTHVSNSIEIGGFKIISERGIGTNLRRIEGITGLKVLDYLSKLSNDFKNLSISLSAKEDEVLAKVDRLKENIKELENTIKTLKERYFEKILEDAMKNVIKIKDTKLIFIEDKTLNPQDGFYIFDKIKVKDNNFIFIFISSKDLKNISIFISDLVSEKINAKEILNFINSKYGGKGGGKEKTAQGKIERIDLDLKEISDYINEKI; via the coding sequence ATGAGTCTGACTTCAAGTAGTATAAGGAGTGAATTTTTAAAATTTTTTGAAGAAAGAGACCATATTATTCTTCCATCATTTTCTTTAATTCCAAAAGATCCTACACTTCTTTTTACAGCAGCAGGTATGGTTCCACTTAAATCTTACTTTCTTGGAGAAGAAGAGCCTCCAAAAAAAAGAATTGCAACATGTCAAGCTTGTATTAGAACTAATGATATTGAGCAAGTAGGCAGAACAATAAGACATCATACTTTTTTTGAAATGTTAGGTAATTTTTCGATTGGTGATTATTTTAAAGAAGAAGCAATTTCTTGGGCATATACTTTGTTAACAAAGAATTGGGGTTTAGATAAAGAAAAAATATGGGTTTCTATTTATCCTGATGATGATGAGGCTTTAGATATTTGGAAAAAAGTTGGAATTCCTGTAGAGAAAATTGTAAGACTTCCAGATAATTTTTGGCAGATGGGAGAAGAAGGTCCATGTGGACCAGATTCAGAAATTTACTATGATTTGGGGGAGGAGTTTTACTGTAGTGATCCTTCTCTCGGTCCAAAATCAGAAGGAGATAGGTTTTTAGAGGTATGGAATCTCGTTTTTACACAATTTGATAGAAAAAAAGATGGGACTCTTACTCCACTACCAAGAAAAAATATTGATACTGGGATGGGCTTAGAAAGAATAACAATGGTACTTCAAAATAAAAAAAGTAATTTTGAAACAGACCTATTTTCAGGAATTATAGAAAATATAACAAAAGTATTATCTTGTGATTATGATGAAAAAACAAAAATAAATATAAGAGTTATTGCAGATCATATAAGAGCAATAACATTTTTAATTTCAGAAAATCTCTTTCCCTCAAATGAAGGAAGAGGATATGTTTTGAGAAGATTAATAAGAAGAGCATTTTCATCTGGATGGGCTCTTGGTGCAAGAGATCCATTTTTATATAAAATTTATCCATCAGTTGTTGAAAAGTTTAAAGAACCATATTCTTTTTTAAGAATTGATGGAAAAATTGAAAGAGTAATTTTGAGTGAAGAGAGAAATTTCATTGAGACTCTTGAGAAAGGGATAGATATTATTGAAAATTTAATTAAAAAAGCATTAGAAGAGAAAAAAAGAGAAATTTCAGGTAAAGATATATTCTATATTTATGATACCTTTGGATTACCAGCAGAAGTAGTTGAAGATATACTCTCTTCAAGAGGACTAAATTACAATAAAGAGGAGTTTGAAATTGCATTAAATGAATCAAGAGAAAAAAGTAGAAAATTAGCAAAGGGTTTAAAATTATACGAGGAGAGTTTAGATTTTATAAAAATTAAAGAAGATGTTGGTGAGACAGAATTTATTGGATATGAAAGAATTGAGGGAGAAGCTGAAATACTTGTTTTAATGAAAAATGGTGAAAGGGTTGAAAAACTTAAAGAAGGAGATGAAGGTTTAATTATTTTAAATAAAACACCTTTTTATGGAGAGAAAGGTGGACAAGTTGGGGATACAGGAGAAATTAAAGGGGAAAATTTAATCATTTCTGTATTAGATACAAAATCACCTGTTGAAAATTTTATAGTTCATGTTGCAAAGGTGATAAAAGGTGAAGTAAAAGAGAAAGACAAAGTTTATACATTTGTTGATAGAAAAAGAAGAGATGGAATAAAAAGAGCACATACTGCAACGCACCTTCTTCATAAAGCACTTAGAGAGATACTTGGAGAACATGCTACGCAAAAGGGTTCATTAGTCTCAGAAGATTATTTAAGATTTGATTTTTCACACTTTTCAGAACTAACTGAAAAGGAAATTACTCAAATTGAGAATAAGGTAAACAATTGGATTTATGAAAAATTACCAGTTTTAGCAGAAATTAAAAATATTGAAGAAGCCAAAAAAGAAGGTGCAATAGCCCTCTTTGGAGAAAAGTATAGTCAAATTGTGCGAGTTATTTCAGTTGATGAAATTACAAAGGAATTTTGTGGTGGAACTCATGTATCAAATTCTATAGAAATAGGTGGGTTTAAAATTATTTCAGAAAGAGGAATTGGAACGAATTTAAGAAGAATTGAAGGTATAACTGGTCTCAAGGTTTTAGATTATTTAAGTAAATTATCAAATGATTTTAAAAATCTATCTATTTCTCTTTCTGCAAAAGAAGATGAAGTATTAGCAAAGGTCGATAGATTAAAGGAGAATATTAAAGAACTTGAAAACACAATAAAAACTTTAAAAGAGAGATATTTTGAAAAAATTCTTGAAGATGCAATGAAGAATGTAATAAAAATTAAAGATACAAAATTAATTTTTATTGAAGATAAAACTTTAAATCCCCAAGATGGATTTTATATATTCGATAAAATAAAAGTAAAAGATAATAATTTTATATTTATTTTTATTTCAAGTAAAGATTTGAAAAATATATCAATTTTCATTTCTGATTTAGTAAGTGAAAAAATTAATGCAAAAGAAATTCTTAATTTCATAAATTCAAAGTATGGAGGAAAGGGAGGAGGAAAAGAAAAAACAGCACAAGGGAAAATTGAAAGAATAGATTTAGATTTGAAAGAAATTTCTGATTATATAAATGAAAAAATTTAA
- a CDS encoding 3-oxoacid CoA-transferase subunit B, with translation MDPKELIAKRVAKELKDGDIVNLGFGIPTLVSNYIPQGVRVIFQGENGILGIGEVNKEKPDPEITNAGNVPVKTLPFSSFFDTFMSFTMIRGGHIDVTVLGGIQVDEEGNLANWIIPGKMIAGIGGAMDLAVGAKRLIVAMEHTAKGEPKILKKCTYPLTAKKRVNLIVTELAVIEVNKEGLILKEISPFTTLEEVISKTEAKLNVSKDLKIMEI, from the coding sequence ATGGATCCAAAAGAGCTTATTGCAAAAAGAGTTGCGAAAGAGTTAAAAGATGGAGATATAGTTAATTTAGGTTTTGGAATTCCAACTCTTGTATCAAATTATATTCCTCAAGGAGTTAGAGTTATTTTTCAAGGTGAAAATGGAATTTTAGGAATTGGAGAAGTTAATAAAGAAAAACCTGACCCTGAAATAACAAATGCAGGAAATGTTCCAGTTAAAACACTTCCATTTTCCTCCTTTTTTGACACATTTATGTCTTTTACAATGATTAGAGGTGGACATATAGATGTTACAGTACTTGGTGGAATTCAAGTTGATGAAGAAGGGAATTTGGCAAATTGGATAATACCTGGAAAAATGATCGCTGGAATAGGTGGGGCAATGGACCTTGCAGTTGGAGCTAAAAGATTAATTGTTGCAATGGAACATACTGCAAAAGGTGAACCAAAAATTTTAAAAAAATGTACATACCCATTGACTGCAAAGAAAAGAGTAAATTTAATTGTTACTGAACTTGCAGTTATTGAAGTAAATAAAGAAGGACTCATTTTAAAGGAGATTAGTCCATTCACAACTCTTGAAGAAGTAATTTCTAAAACAGAAGCAAAACTTAATGTATCAAAAGATCTAAAAATTATGGAAATTTAA